Proteins from a single region of Theobroma cacao cultivar B97-61/B2 chromosome 10, Criollo_cocoa_genome_V2, whole genome shotgun sequence:
- the LOC108663663 gene encoding receptor-like protein 12: MGHNKAGHVSLYGRGVTASYLKKKSPSFYFMDAQRMIENARRVATDEMKEYMKIANGLNPSAREEKIQCIEKERQALLMVKQSLIDDYGHLSSWRNEGGKKDCCLWRGVRCSNRTRHVIMLDLSKPFTYPLRGKINPSLLELRQLRYLDLSDNQFEGSMFPNLNGSLSKLRYLNLNNAGLSSTPLNQLGNLSELQFLDLSFNDYNISNLDWLHGLSSLRHLDLSWNNLTDAKDWPQLLNMLPYLEDLKLSECHLPRILFPPSLTNSTSSPLSIDLSSNELTSSIYPLLFNITSQIVDLNLNDNTLAGSIPDFFRKMISLKHLSLWDNNLEGDIPKFLGNICTIETLSLPFNNFSGSIIPGYFGCLENSLQVLDLFANSFHGQLMLPYVARFSSSRVLDISDNRLNGVLSKTFNFKQPSKLIVLFLSSNQLKGTLPDFTIFSSLKALSIHNNQLNGIVPESLGCLSQLEYLDFSGNSLEGVISETHFKNLSKLRFLYLSFNHLVVNFSSGWVPPFQLDQIYLSFCKLGPHFPKWLQTQKEFQHLDVSGAGISDTIPDWFWDLPPYLSFLNLSHNQITGMLPDLFFHWQNLVVLNLANNNFSGVIPTTVGSLLSIEAINLRNNSFSGDLPSSLKNCNQLAFLDLSQNTFSGSIPAWIGENLLSLIFLSLQANEFYGRIPSNLCQLANIRILDLSQNTLSGSIPLCLNNLTAMVQKADPNDIIEQHYNSARQDISFTGGYYIAKAWVGWKGKKYEYERSLGLFRIIDLASNKLDGEIPDEITRLSELVALNLSGNNLIGFIPENIGQLKQLESLDLSNNQLSGRIPNGMADLNFVSYLNLSYNSLSGKIPLGTQLQSLDASAFIGNQALCGPPIRQECPKNDMFQAQPPEQERDEFNRWFYVGMGIGFFMAFWGVFGILLLKRSWRHAYFRLLDSWTDVTFMLWSARLERKFQS; this comes from the exons TACATGAAAATTGCAAATGGCTTAAACCCAAGTGCCAGAGAAGAGAAGATCCAATGCATAGAGAAGGAGAGACAAGCTCTACTTATGGTCAAGCAAAGCCTCATCGATGATTATGGTCATCTCTCGTCTTGGAGAAATGAAGGTGGAAAAAAAGATTGTTGTCTATGGAGAGGTGTCCGATGTAGCAATAGAACACGCCACGTGATCATGCTCGATCTGAGTAAACCTTTCACCTACCCTTTAAGAGGTAAGATCAATCCTTCCTTGCTTGAACTGCGGCAGTTAAGATATTTAGACCTCAGTGACAATCAATTTGAAGGAAGTATGTTCCCGAATTTAAATGGCTCACTGAGTAAGTTAAGATACTTAAATCTCAATAATGCTGGATTAAGTTCAACACCACTCAATCAACTTGGGAATTTGTCAGAATTGCAGTTCCTTGATCTTAGCTTCAATGATTACAATATTTCCAACCTTGATTGGCTTCATGGTCTTTCTTCTTTAAGACATCTTGACCTTAGTTGGAACAACCTTACTGATGCTAAGGATTGGCCGCAACTACTCAACATGCTTCCTTACCTAGAAGACTTAAAGTTGAGTGAGTGTCATCTTCCGAGAATCCTTTTTCCACCTTCCCTCACTAATTCCACTTCATCGCCACTTTCCATTGATCTCTCTTCTAACGAGCTTACTTCTTCCATTTACCCGCTGTTGTTCAATATCACCAGCCAAATTGTTGATCTTAACCTAAATGATAACACGTTAGCTGGCTCAATTCCGGACTTTTTCAGGAAAATGATTTCTCTtaaacatctttctctctggGACAATAACCTTGAAGGTGATATTCCGAAATTCCTTGGGAACATATGTACTATTGAAACCTTATCCCTTCCATTCAACAACTTCAGTGGATCAATTATTCCTGGGTATTTTGGGTGCTTAGAAAATTCATTGCAGGTTTTGGACCTATTTGCAAATAGCTTTCATGGTCAGTTAATGTTACCTTATGTTGCAAGATTTTCTTCCTCAAGAGTGCTTGATATCTCAGATAATAGATTAAATGGTGTTTTGTCAAAGACCTTTAACTTTAAACAACCTTCCAAGCTTATTGTCTTGTTTTTGTCAAGCAACCAACTTAAAGGGACGTTACCGGATTTCACAATATTTTCATCCTTGAAAGCATTATCTATTCATAATAACCAATTGAACGGAATTGTCCCTGAAAGTTTGGGATGCCTATCCCAGCTTGAGTATTTGGATTTTTCTGGAAATTCTTTGGAAGGTGTGATAtctgaaactcatttcaaaaATCTTTCCAAATTAAGGTTTCTTTACTTGTCGTTCAACCATTTGGTTGTGAATTTTAGCTCCGGTTGGGTTCCTCCTTTTCAGTTAGATCAAATTTATCTATCATTTTGCAAATTGGGGCCTCACTTCCCAAAATGGCttcaaactcaaaaagaaTTTCAACATCTTGATGTCTCTGGTGCTGGAATTTCGGATACCATCCCTGATTGGTTTTGGGACTTACCTccatatttatctttcttaaaCCTCTCTCATAACCAGATAACTGGCATGCTACCAGACTTA TTTTTTCACTGGCAAAACCTTGTTGTTTTGAATTTAGCAAATAACAACTTCTCAGGGGTTATTCCAACAACTGTGGGATCGTTGTTGTCAATTGAAGCAATTAATTTGCGCAATAATAGCTTCTCTGGAGACTTACCTTCTTCTTTGAAGAACTGCAATCAGTTGGCATTTTTGGACTTAAGCCAGAATACGTTTTCTGGAAGTATACCGGCCTGGATAGGAGAAAACTTGttatctttgatttttttgagtCTACAAGCTAATGAGTTTTATGGGAGGATACCTTCCAATTTATGCCAATTAGCAAATATACGGATTCTGGACCTCTCCCAAAACACTCTCTCTGGATCAATACCATTGTGTCTTAATAATTTGACTGCCATGGTTCAAAAGGCAGATCCAAACGATATTATCGAACAACACTATAATTCTGCAAGGCAAGATATTAGTTTTACTGGTGGCTATTATATTGCGAAGGCATGGGTTGgatggaaaggaaaaaagtatGAGTATGAAAGAAGCCTTGGACTGTTTAGGATCATTGATCTTGCAAGTAATAAATTGGATGGAGAAATTCCAGATGAGATAACAAGACTTTCTGAATTGGTTGCATTGAACTTATCGGGGAATAATTTGATTGGGTTTATTCCTGAAAACATTGGTCAGTTGAAACAATTAGAATCACTTGATTTGTCGAACAACCAATTGTCAGGGCGAATTCCTAACGGCATGGCTGATCTAAATTTTGTGAGTTACTTGAACCTGTCATATAATAGCTTATCAGGAAAAATTCCATTGGGTACTCAACTCCAGTCCCTTGATGCTTCAGCCTTCATTGGTAATCAAGCACTGTGTGGGCCGCCAATTAGACAAGAGTGCCCCAAAAATGACATGTTTCAAGCTCAACCACCTGAACAAGAGAGGGATGAATTCAATAGATGGTTTTATGTTGGAATGGGAATCGGATTCTTCATGGCGTTTTGGGGAGTTTTTGGCATTCTACTGTTGAAGCGTTCTTGGAGGCATGCATATTTTCGACTCTTGGATAGCTGGACTGACGTGACATTCATGCTGTGGAGTGCAAGATTGGAAAGGAAGTTCCAAAGTTAG